From a region of the Clostridiales bacterium genome:
- a CDS encoding FRG domain-containing protein, whose translation MNIDAEYRKAATESSLVRTIGRAGSVQQYLRIIDMAFKDICPPNNKKCELWYRGQPDAKFDLIPKIGRKPLNPELEIVYLSKFKSLAIPDVQCVPPYPIADNSAAYWHWLFLMQHYGVPTRLMDWSRDAFVALFFSIDQLPSSVGNDAAVWVLSPVKLNEAFSFYSFVKPGYIPNIDEKPVNTLFGPNANILKTKKPAAIVGPINNPRILAQRGVFTVFPHTKKIVPLNMFNDASDYLFKISIASESINFIKEQLTRYGITRFSLFPDLCNITEEIDLQVKREGQLP comes from the coding sequence GTGAATATTGATGCAGAATATAGAAAAGCAGCTACTGAAAGTTCACTCGTCAGGACCATAGGGAGGGCTGGCTCAGTGCAGCAGTACCTCAGGATAATAGATATGGCATTCAAGGATATATGTCCCCCTAACAATAAAAAATGTGAACTCTGGTATCGTGGTCAGCCTGACGCAAAATTCGATCTTATACCGAAGATAGGCAGAAAACCCTTGAACCCCGAGCTTGAAATAGTATATCTTTCGAAGTTTAAATCTCTTGCAATTCCCGATGTGCAATGCGTACCGCCATACCCTATAGCGGATAATTCGGCAGCATACTGGCACTGGTTATTTTTGATGCAGCATTATGGAGTACCGACAAGATTGATGGACTGGTCCCGCGATGCATTTGTTGCACTTTTCTTCTCAATAGACCAGCTTCCATCCAGTGTAGGAAATGATGCGGCTGTCTGGGTCCTAAGCCCTGTTAAACTCAATGAAGCTTTTTCATTCTACAGCTTTGTAAAGCCGGGTTATATCCCGAATATAGATGAAAAACCGGTCAATACCCTCTTTGGCCCGAATGCCAATATCTTAAAAACGAAAAAACCTGCAGCCATAGTAGGACCAATAAATAATCCAAGAATATTAGCTCAAAGAGGAGTATTCACGGTCTTTCCCCATACGAAAAAAATTGTTCCTCTTAATATGTTCAATGATGCCTCCGACTACCTTTTTAAAATTTCTATCGCATCAGAAAGCATAAACTTTATCAAAGAGCAACTGACACGTTATGGCATAACGAGATTCTCACTGTTTCCGGATCTTTGCAATATTACAGAAGAGATAGACCTTCAGGTAAAACGCGAAGGCCAATTGCCTTAG